Sequence from the Thermococcus nautili genome:
AACGGTTATGCTCCAGCCGTGAACCCCCTGGAGTGCCACTATGTTGCTCAGCTTGAAGGTTCCCCAGTGCTGGATTAATGCTATCAGCGCGAGACCATACGGTAACTGCATGGCAACCATGGTGAGCAGACCACGCTGGACACCGACCGCTGAATAGGGGTTGCCCGAGCTCATGGCACCGAGCATTATCCCGAGCATCGGCACCTCAAGGAGGTAGGCGACAACTATCAGGTCGGCGTTGCTGCTGAAGAGCTGGAAGTTGGCGATGGGTATGAACAGGAGCGCCGCTATGCTCGCTCCGAGGGCAAAGACAGGTCCGAAGTCGTAGATGAAGCCGTGGCTTATGCTCTCCTTCTTTCCGAGGAGCTTGAGGGTATCGAGGATTGGCTGGTAGATGGGCGGCCCAACGCGCCTCTGGATTCTCGCCATGGCCTTCCTCTCGATACCCATGAAGATGAAACCCATGAAGGTGGCGTAGATTATCATGCCGATGGCCTCAAGTGCTAACTTCCAGTCGAACATTCACAACACCCCCCACAGTGCTAGGATTAGGAGTACCACCGCAAGATACCAGGCGTAGCTCTGGACGTTTCCGTTGTAGAACCCTTCCCTCAGGGAGTCAGCGAAGTCCTCGAACATGCCGGCGAGGCGCTCGTAGAACCTGTCCCAGCTGTACTTGAGCCAGAAGTCAAGGG
This genomic interval carries:
- a CDS encoding respiratory chain complex I subunit 1 family protein yields the protein MFDWKLALEAIGMIIYATFMGFIFMGIERKAMARIQRRVGPPIYQPILDTLKLLGKKESISHGFIYDFGPVFALGASIAALLFIPIANFQLFSSNADLIVVAYLLEVPMLGIMLGAMSSGNPYSAVGVQRGLLTMVAMQLPYGLALIALIQHWGTFKLSNIVALQGVHGWSITVPALLLAFIVFDIVFQAMLGLEPFDIITAPAEISMGPMVEYGGKHAALLFTQHAVQLFAETAFFAVLFLGGASNLLELLVKQIAVLFIAIFVASIYPRFTIDQAAKFFWKWPTILGIIAVILTMGW